A stretch of Planctomicrobium piriforme DNA encodes these proteins:
- the rplK gene encoding 50S ribosomal protein L11, with protein sequence MAKKKQVVAEIKVQITGGQATPAPPVGTALGPHGVNIGQFVSQFNERTRDMMGTTIPVIITVYNDRSFEFILKSPPAAVLLKQAAQVAKGAANPRTEKIGTVTQAQVKDIAQKKIQDLNTTNLDQAMKVIAGTARSMGITVLDS encoded by the coding sequence ATGGCCAAAAAGAAACAAGTCGTTGCGGAAATCAAGGTGCAGATCACCGGCGGCCAGGCTACACCGGCCCCGCCAGTGGGGACGGCACTCGGCCCGCACGGGGTGAACATCGGTCAGTTCGTCTCGCAGTTCAACGAGCGTACCCGCGACATGATGGGAACCACGATTCCCGTCATCATCACGGTCTACAACGATCGTTCGTTCGAATTCATTCTGAAGAGCCCGCCGGCAGCCGTGCTGCTGAAGCAGGCGGCCCAGGTGGCGAAAGGGGCTGCGAATCCCCGGACCGAAAAAATCGGCACCGTCACCCAGGCCCAGGTGAAGGATATCGCGCAGAAGAAGATTCAGGATCTCAACACGACAAACCTGGACCAGGCGATGAAAGTCATCGCCGGCACCGCTCGCAGCATGGGCATCACGGTTCTCGACTCGTAG
- the nusG gene encoding transcription termination/antitermination protein NusG translates to MNGDDNPRMQWFVLKVQSNRERSIRDSIFRRIRMEGMEENFGQIYIPTEKVVETKGGGRRVREQKLLPGYMMIQMELTDESWHLVRSTGGVGDFTGAAGKPLAMELKEIKRWLGLEVEVTNTKGEVEKPARAVVKFEVGVGDHVKVKEGPFESFEGTIDSMDDTTGRVKIIIEIFGRPTEVELEHWQVEKV, encoded by the coding sequence ATGAACGGGGACGACAATCCCCGGATGCAATGGTTTGTACTCAAGGTGCAGAGCAATCGGGAACGCTCCATTCGCGACTCGATCTTCCGTCGCATCCGCATGGAGGGGATGGAAGAGAATTTCGGACAGATTTATATTCCCACCGAAAAGGTCGTTGAGACCAAAGGCGGGGGTCGTCGGGTGCGGGAGCAGAAGCTCCTTCCCGGCTATATGATGATCCAGATGGAGCTCACCGATGAGAGCTGGCATCTGGTCCGGTCAACAGGCGGCGTCGGCGACTTCACCGGAGCGGCAGGCAAGCCGCTCGCGATGGAGTTGAAAGAAATCAAACGCTGGCTGGGGCTGGAAGTCGAAGTCACCAACACCAAGGGCGAAGTCGAAAAACCGGCTCGTGCTGTGGTGAAGTTCGAAGTCGGCGTGGGGGATCACGTCAAGGTGAAAGAGGGTCCGTTCGAAAGCTTCGAAGGGACCATCGACTCCATGGACGACACGACAGGTCGGGTCAAGATCATCATCGAGATCTTCGGCCGTCCGACTGAAGTCGAACTCGAACACTGGCAGGTGGAAAAAGTCTAG
- the secE gene encoding preprotein translocase subunit SecE: MAKAKAESSFAATLVQPRVFKPNQGRIVRQVTFAVVAGVFVIGAWRLHATILSDYASGVRWGVPTVVAVVGLWLAFALVNWPTFANFLISVEAEMDKVSWASLDYLKRATAVVLVTMLVLGAYLFFCDIFWQQLFGFIGFLDMSAPGS, encoded by the coding sequence ATGGCGAAAGCGAAAGCAGAATCTTCGTTCGCAGCAACACTGGTTCAACCCCGGGTGTTCAAGCCGAATCAGGGACGCATTGTCCGCCAGGTGACCTTCGCGGTCGTGGCAGGCGTGTTTGTGATTGGCGCCTGGCGGCTCCATGCCACAATTCTGTCCGACTATGCCTCGGGAGTCCGCTGGGGCGTTCCGACCGTGGTCGCCGTCGTGGGACTGTGGCTCGCATTTGCACTGGTGAACTGGCCGACCTTCGCGAACTTCCTCATTTCCGTCGAGGCGGAAATGGACAAGGTCTCGTGGGCCAGCCTCGACTACCTGAAACGGGCCACCGCCGTGGTGCTGGTCACCATGCTGGTCCTGGGCGCTTACCTGTTCTTTTGCGACATTTTCTGGCAGCAGTTGTTTGGCTTTATCGGGTTTCTCGACATGAGTGCCCCAGGCTCCTGA
- the rpmG gene encoding 50S ribosomal protein L33, giving the protein MAREYVWLECTESGSRNYRVPKEMRGTERLELMKYCPKLRKHTLHKESRKK; this is encoded by the coding sequence ATGGCTCGCGAATACGTCTGGCTGGAATGCACCGAATCGGGCTCCCGCAACTACCGCGTTCCCAAAGAAATGCGCGGCACAGAGCGGCTGGAACTCATGAAGTACTGCCCGAAACTCCGCAAACACACCCTGCACAAAGAGTCGCGGAAGAAATAG